The following proteins come from a genomic window of Deltaproteobacteria bacterium:
- a CDS encoding HEAT repeat domain-containing protein, whose protein sequence is MTQSIQDAVLKALGEKDPNIARCGIKLAGVLNIKESVDKIIPMLKHEAWQVRLTAVQALGLLEAVKAKPYLVKILGGETDGLRQRVISYAGLDGKPPKGQVPGKADPADEGEEVWQVKKAAAIALSQIDPDLAEKPLLDAMKLPNPQVAMAAMSGLTLLESPKAGERILPFLDSKDTETKKAAVICLGKLGYAQAAGALLHVLQDKNPIIRREAVIALNHIKVNEAIPAFVERMKDPRPEVRSVAAVALGNTATKEEGVITVLREALGDSSWEVRKAAVDALSNLGAVDAMDAVMPLIADSDEKVKRSAALGLLRLATVKEYRRYE, encoded by the coding sequence ATGACACAATCGATCCAGGATGCCGTGCTCAAAGCGCTTGGCGAGAAGGACCCGAACATCGCACGCTGCGGGATCAAACTTGCCGGCGTTCTGAATATCAAGGAGAGCGTGGACAAAATCATCCCAATGTTAAAGCACGAGGCTTGGCAGGTCCGCCTGACCGCGGTTCAAGCCCTCGGTCTGCTCGAAGCCGTGAAAGCCAAACCCTATCTGGTTAAGATCCTCGGCGGGGAGACGGATGGGTTGAGACAGCGAGTCATTTCGTACGCCGGCCTGGACGGCAAGCCTCCGAAGGGTCAGGTCCCCGGTAAGGCGGATCCGGCGGATGAGGGTGAAGAAGTGTGGCAGGTCAAGAAGGCGGCCGCCATTGCCCTGAGCCAAATCGATCCCGATTTGGCGGAAAAGCCGTTGCTGGACGCCATGAAGCTGCCAAACCCGCAAGTCGCCATGGCCGCCATGAGCGGGCTGACGCTTTTGGAGTCGCCAAAAGCCGGGGAGCGGATCCTACCGTTTTTGGACAGTAAGGATACTGAAACGAAAAAAGCGGCTGTCATCTGTCTGGGTAAACTCGGTTATGCCCAGGCGGCCGGCGCGCTGTTGCATGTATTGCAAGACAAGAATCCGATCATCCGGAGAGAAGCGGTCATCGCTCTGAATCACATCAAAGTAAACGAGGCCATTCCGGCGTTTGTGGAACGCATGAAAGATCCGCGACCCGAGGTGCGCTCGGTGGCGGCGGTTGCTCTTGGCAACACGGCCACCAAAGAAGAAGGTGTGATAACCGTGCTCCGGGAGGCTTTAGGCGATTCAAGCTGGGAAGTCCGGAAAGCGGCTGTGGACGCACTCTCGAATCTGGGAGCGGTGGACGCCATGGACGCTGTCATGCCCCTGATCGCCGATTCGGACGAGAAGGTCAAAAGATCGGCCGCCCTCGGCCTGTTGCGACTGGCTACCGTTAAGGAATATAGGCGGTACGAATAG
- the brxL gene encoding BREX system Lon protease-like protein BrxL, which translates to MNLKLKEVFRGKVVNKAHTINTGVDEFPRYVLEYLIDNYCSEETFHEDMEKVVRRLKETFVYGAEAEKIRHYIRENRSHSVIASLEARLVETEDKYWGTISAINENFVNIPESIVRQYPMLLSGGMWGTIDLTYDETEIHNKKIRPFKITGFMPFQVSVINLDEFIERREEFSTDEWIDVLVNSCGLDPSKMTRRQKLLFLCRCIPLVETNVNMVELAPRETGKTYLYRNISYYAHVLSGGKATPAQLFINLNTGKIGEVGVRDAVVFDEIANTDFTDPRSFVSIMQGYMQDAKFSRGKKEILAFASLVFVGNLDVQGNLPHEKYYHLFEPLPDFMQVIAFLDRIHGYLPGWEIPKLAPNSYSKDYGFITDYFCEIMHELRRIDLLGAVRSRFDIVDHARRTQGISGRDQRAIIKTSSGLLKLLHPDGRVADEELEDILSLSCELRQRVRDQLHLIAPGEYDRISLGSLMQPSGKQVVPELPDSNRVQRVALPEKPSVGEVVGLAVEGDHGCILHFEMQATKGSGRIVPLGSIQRVMRESIEAAAQYIRAKHEDLGISAEWRKSFDVAVLATFMGVPKEGPSAGITIVAGIVSALKKAPVRNDLAMTGEITIMGKVLPVGGIQQKVRAAYDAGVKEVLLPADNLKEAEGLPSYVLDGIKLTPVSSIDEVLEVSLSMNKP; encoded by the coding sequence ATGAACCTGAAATTGAAAGAGGTCTTCAGAGGCAAGGTTGTCAACAAGGCCCATACGATTAACACGGGAGTTGACGAATTTCCGCGCTATGTCCTGGAGTACCTGATCGACAACTACTGCTCCGAGGAAACCTTCCACGAGGACATGGAAAAGGTCGTCAGAAGGCTCAAGGAGACCTTCGTCTATGGGGCGGAGGCCGAAAAAATCAGGCATTACATTCGTGAAAACCGCAGCCACTCGGTAATCGCGAGCCTGGAAGCCCGGCTGGTTGAGACGGAGGACAAGTATTGGGGCACGATTTCCGCCATCAACGAGAACTTTGTGAACATACCGGAAAGCATCGTCCGTCAATACCCCATGCTGCTTTCGGGCGGAATGTGGGGAACCATCGACCTGACCTATGACGAGACCGAGATTCATAACAAGAAAATCAGACCCTTCAAGATCACCGGGTTCATGCCTTTTCAGGTCAGCGTCATCAATCTTGATGAGTTCATAGAGCGTCGCGAGGAGTTCTCTACCGACGAATGGATTGATGTCTTGGTAAACTCCTGTGGGCTTGATCCTTCGAAAATGACCCGGCGACAGAAGTTACTTTTTCTTTGCCGTTGCATTCCTCTGGTCGAAACGAACGTCAACATGGTGGAACTTGCACCTCGGGAAACCGGCAAGACCTATCTCTATCGCAATATCTCATATTACGCTCACGTGCTGTCCGGCGGCAAGGCGACTCCTGCCCAGCTTTTCATCAACCTCAATACCGGGAAGATTGGCGAAGTCGGCGTTCGGGACGCCGTTGTTTTTGACGAGATCGCGAACACTGATTTTACCGATCCAAGGTCCTTCGTAAGCATCATGCAGGGATATATGCAGGATGCGAAATTCAGCAGGGGCAAGAAGGAAATCCTTGCTTTCGCCAGTTTGGTATTTGTAGGCAACCTGGACGTCCAAGGTAATCTGCCACATGAAAAATATTACCACCTTTTTGAGCCGCTGCCGGATTTTATGCAGGTCATCGCATTCTTAGACCGCATCCATGGCTATCTGCCCGGGTGGGAAATTCCGAAGTTGGCCCCAAACAGCTATTCGAAGGACTATGGATTCATTACGGATTACTTTTGCGAGATCATGCACGAGCTTCGCCGTATTGATCTCCTGGGAGCGGTACGTTCTCGTTTTGATATAGTTGACCATGCCAGGAGGACGCAGGGTATCTCTGGCCGCGATCAACGCGCTATTATCAAAACCAGCTCTGGCCTGCTGAAGTTGCTTCACCCTGATGGTCGGGTAGCCGACGAGGAACTTGAGGACATTTTGAGTCTGTCCTGCGAACTGCGGCAACGGGTGCGAGACCAGCTCCATTTGATTGCACCGGGCGAGTATGACCGTATTTCTTTAGGATCGCTGATGCAGCCGTCGGGTAAGCAAGTTGTGCCTGAGCTTCCGGATAGCAATCGTGTTCAGCGCGTTGCGCTCCCCGAGAAGCCTTCAGTCGGTGAGGTTGTAGGCTTGGCCGTCGAAGGGGACCATGGTTGCATCCTTCACTTTGAGATGCAAGCGACCAAGGGGTCCGGACGCATCGTACCGCTCGGGTCGATCCAAAGGGTCATGCGGGAAAGCATCGAAGCAGCAGCTCAGTACATCCGGGCAAAGCACGAGGACCTCGGCATAAGCGCCGAATGGCGAAAGAGTTTTGATGTAGCGGTACTGGCGACCTTTATGGGCGTACCCAAGGAGGGTCCGTCTGCCGGCATCACAATTGTTGCCGGGATCGTATCGGCTTTGAAAAAGGCCCCCGTGCGAAACGACCTCGCCATGACCGGTGAGATTACAATAATGGGTAAGGTGCTCCCGGTTGGCGGCATTCAACAGAAGGTCCGGGCTGCTTACGATGCAGGAGTCAAAGAGGTTCTTTTGCCTGCTGATAATTTGAAAGAGGCGGAGGGGTTACCCTCCTATGTGCTCGACGGTATCAAGCTGACCCCGGTAAGTAGCATAGATGAGGTGCTTGAGGTTTCTTTAAGTATGAACAAGCCGTAA
- a CDS encoding PglZ domain-containing protein: protein MLSSWVIDKLEALKDEQILLVQDSLRLLPEADGAVHRFANESGFTVIIASTNLVFRELFERATVSKDTKKLLLIDRAPARRRAHASLTKAPPPFYPDLLSRTAETARIEISLRQFLIEKTGDPNWPQESNDPRFARLITGCLDAVLKAHASLRVAHPTRFTDHDFKTIVAYSALGVPEAAFKRPEARSYWRIGLIGYPALEELDSLAPEVARSIRDELRSAPAPFCWFADSPPELIVRAFYLSTILSQHVEHWKLMLASIDPDLTTFSEIDKALIGEAAPELVSIDPHRAHRDLQDVESSLSKDAINLILLDQLKVTASGRFAEVIENEHYSVLIRSLALLVGLDSFLSDAPPLASHKKLDQVLFTETDGKKDLFIEQRPSPAWENLKAAYRLVRSIRDIRDALDVAVKNLSVKPTSELTFEWFRALWNDRRANRLEYFLSALERLVFSVDFLPRSAIDLPPAFLSAQDRIRERVSLLRDDTQKALASVNARYQELVAAKYKSWVASDSSEVRLTSQFLRRCLKPHWDPQGEKAVVFVFDGMRYDIWDELVRPIFEDRMEIIADYPATSLLPSETHISRKAIFAGTFPDSFDTRRGEDALLKEAMHREFGYAGDVEVVAPDGMGTGETVRYRAGSIEFFIFELCDKELHKIPVKTLPDGRCVPGRPLAFIYQQHIKDIIDTEVMAIIRGLTPDTKVFVIADHGFGAIGRERIRIDLPWLNEPNDCFYQNAWLRQTLNGVGAPRKVRDSVLEFPVGDLRMPNAGEALDRSTKQSWQKKFESIIFPKTGYALARPKANFNPDAYSHGGISIQEMLVPMLAMRVKAPEEGLLVLGPITGPAELIEGEEAEFKMPVELTESHKHRELRLEAQAVYQNKEETPALPSQVEYISTAGGDVVFRFVPDAADASDEERKAGIMERLLRISVTYREAQRMVRKARTIRFSMRLNSEKIVRRVPAHLGKILGLTPRSMK from the coding sequence ATGCTTTCGAGCTGGGTAATTGATAAGTTGGAAGCGCTGAAGGATGAGCAGATTCTGCTTGTCCAGGATTCGCTTCGACTTCTCCCCGAGGCCGACGGTGCTGTCCACCGGTTCGCTAATGAGAGCGGATTTACGGTGATCATCGCATCTACGAATCTCGTCTTCAGGGAACTCTTTGAAAGGGCAACCGTTTCAAAGGATACGAAGAAGCTGCTCCTGATCGACCGTGCTCCGGCGCGAAGGAGGGCCCATGCGTCTCTGACAAAAGCGCCTCCCCCTTTTTACCCTGATCTTCTTTCCAGAACCGCTGAGACGGCACGGATCGAAATCAGTCTACGGCAGTTTCTGATTGAAAAGACCGGGGACCCGAACTGGCCTCAAGAGTCCAATGATCCAAGGTTCGCAAGGCTGATTACGGGGTGCTTAGACGCTGTTCTCAAAGCACACGCGAGCCTGCGCGTGGCGCATCCGACACGGTTTACTGACCACGATTTCAAGACGATTGTTGCCTATTCGGCATTGGGGGTGCCCGAGGCCGCTTTCAAACGCCCGGAGGCAAGAAGCTACTGGCGTATCGGCCTTATCGGGTATCCGGCGCTTGAGGAACTTGATTCGCTCGCCCCGGAAGTAGCGCGTTCCATCCGCGACGAGCTGCGCAGCGCCCCGGCTCCCTTCTGCTGGTTCGCTGACTCGCCGCCGGAACTGATAGTCAGGGCTTTTTATCTGTCAACGATACTATCCCAGCACGTTGAGCATTGGAAGCTCATGCTTGCCAGTATTGACCCGGACCTCACAACTTTCAGTGAAATCGACAAAGCACTGATTGGCGAGGCCGCACCTGAACTTGTGTCTATTGACCCCCATCGGGCTCATCGCGACCTTCAGGATGTCGAATCATCGTTGTCCAAGGATGCAATCAACCTCATCCTTCTCGATCAACTGAAGGTTACGGCCAGCGGTCGCTTTGCGGAGGTTATCGAGAATGAACATTATTCGGTCCTTATCCGATCCTTGGCCCTATTGGTCGGCCTGGACAGTTTCCTCTCCGACGCTCCGCCCCTTGCTTCACATAAGAAACTCGATCAGGTGCTATTCACAGAAACAGATGGCAAGAAGGACCTGTTTATCGAACAACGTCCTTCGCCGGCCTGGGAGAATCTGAAGGCGGCATATCGTTTGGTGCGATCAATCCGCGACATCCGGGACGCCTTGGATGTCGCCGTAAAGAACCTGAGTGTGAAACCAACCTCAGAGTTGACTTTCGAGTGGTTCCGAGCCTTATGGAATGATCGTCGGGCAAACCGTCTGGAATACTTTCTGTCTGCTCTGGAGCGTTTGGTGTTTAGCGTCGATTTTCTCCCACGTTCCGCAATCGATCTGCCGCCCGCTTTTCTGTCGGCACAAGATCGTATTCGAGAGCGCGTGAGCTTGCTGCGCGACGACACGCAAAAGGCGCTCGCGAGCGTGAACGCCCGTTACCAAGAACTGGTGGCCGCAAAGTACAAATCGTGGGTTGCTTCGGATTCATCGGAAGTAAGATTGACCAGCCAGTTCTTGAGGCGGTGCCTTAAGCCTCATTGGGACCCCCAAGGCGAAAAGGCAGTGGTGTTTGTGTTCGACGGCATGCGTTACGACATATGGGACGAGCTGGTCAGGCCGATATTTGAGGATCGCATGGAGATCATTGCGGATTACCCCGCCACGTCCCTTTTGCCCTCAGAGACCCACATAAGCAGAAAAGCGATCTTTGCTGGAACATTTCCCGATTCCTTCGACACCCGGCGCGGCGAAGACGCTCTTCTTAAAGAAGCGATGCACCGAGAGTTCGGATATGCAGGGGATGTCGAAGTCGTGGCTCCCGATGGTATGGGAACCGGTGAGACCGTTCGGTATCGAGCAGGCAGCATCGAGTTCTTCATCTTTGAACTCTGTGACAAGGAACTCCACAAGATTCCGGTGAAAACACTGCCCGATGGTCGATGCGTTCCCGGACGCCCGCTGGCATTCATCTATCAGCAGCATATCAAGGACATCATCGACACCGAGGTCATGGCCATCATTCGTGGACTAACACCAGATACCAAGGTCTTTGTAATAGCCGACCATGGATTTGGCGCTATCGGTCGCGAGCGTATCCGTATTGATTTGCCTTGGTTGAATGAGCCGAATGATTGTTTCTATCAGAACGCGTGGCTTAGACAGACCCTGAACGGTGTCGGCGCACCGCGCAAGGTTCGCGATAGCGTCCTGGAGTTTCCGGTCGGTGATCTGCGGATGCCCAACGCCGGGGAAGCCCTTGACCGGTCCACCAAACAGAGTTGGCAAAAGAAATTCGAATCGATCATTTTTCCGAAAACCGGTTACGCCCTGGCCCGGCCGAAAGCCAATTTCAATCCGGATGCATATTCACACGGTGGGATTTCGATCCAGGAAATGCTTGTGCCCATGCTTGCCATGCGTGTGAAAGCGCCGGAAGAGGGTCTGCTTGTCCTCGGCCCGATTACCGGGCCCGCGGAACTCATTGAAGGGGAAGAAGCCGAGTTTAAGATGCCTGTTGAACTTACGGAATCTCATAAACATAGGGAGCTCCGGCTCGAGGCGCAAGCGGTATATCAGAACAAAGAGGAAACACCGGCCTTGCCCTCCCAAGTCGAATACATTTCTACGGCGGGAGGAGACGTCGTTTTTCGATTTGTTCCAGATGCCGCCGATGCTTCGGATGAAGAGCGCAAGGCTGGCATCATGGAGCGGCTGCTGAGAATCAGCGTCACCTATCGTGAGGCGCAACGCATGGTGAGAAAAGCGCGGACTATTCGGTTCTCCATGCGCCTGAATTCAGAAAAGATCGTTCGCCGAGTACCAGCTCATCTCGGGAAGATATTGGGCTTGACCCCAAGGAGCATGAAGTGA
- a CDS encoding HEPN domain-containing protein encodes MNAPGDRWLEFARQDLQMAELALKEGIYNQVCFHSQQCVEKCIKGLIANIGKTPPRTHSIVDLLGLLPTGYLSHLQDDLAQLDIFYIPTRYPDALPGSLTDGLPGEEDARDAIEAAQACWKKIGSKELGGR; translated from the coding sequence ATGAACGCGCCAGGTGATCGATGGTTGGAATTCGCCCGCCAGGATTTACAGATGGCGGAACTTGCATTGAAAGAAGGTATTTATAACCAGGTCTGTTTTCACAGCCAGCAGTGCGTTGAAAAATGCATAAAAGGCTTGATAGCGAATATTGGGAAAACACCTCCTCGAACCCATTCGATTGTCGATCTGCTTGGCCTGCTGCCAACGGGATATCTTTCGCATTTACAGGATGATTTGGCCCAACTCGACATTTTCTATATTCCGACCCGTTATCCCGATGCCTTGCCGGGTTCATTGACGGATGGGCTGCCGGGTGAGGAAGATGCCCGGGATGCTATTGAAGCCGCCCAGGCGTGCTGGAAAAAAATTGGCTCAAAGGAGTTAGGAGGACGATAA
- a CDS encoding nucleotidyltransferase domain-containing protein, translated as MNDQLNKRQYSAKRKKLLDLELARYVGLLTEHGSPEKVILFGTLATGSVHEWSDIDLVVVERTQLPFFQRIKKVRKLLQPKVGMDIMVYTPEEFDRLCADRPFFKEEIIGKGEIVYERAR; from the coding sequence ATGAACGATCAATTGAATAAACGGCAATATTCGGCGAAACGGAAAAAGCTGCTGGATCTTGAGTTGGCTCGTTACGTTGGCTTGCTGACGGAGCACGGGTCACCTGAAAAGGTGATTTTGTTCGGAACCCTGGCAACTGGTTCGGTTCACGAATGGTCCGATATCGATCTGGTGGTCGTGGAGCGTACCCAACTGCCTTTTTTCCAGAGAATCAAAAAGGTCCGCAAACTCCTTCAACCCAAAGTCGGCATGGATATCATGGTGTACACGCCGGAGGAATTTGACCGGCTATGTGCGGATCGGCCGTTTTTCAAAGAAGAAATCATCGGCAAGGGGGAAATCGTCTATGAACGCGCCAGGTGA